GCCGACATGGAGCAGGCGGCGGTCGGAACGCACTTCGGGCTGTACTTCAACCAGGGCCAGTGCTGCTGCGCCGGCAGTCGGCTGTTCGTGCAAGAAAAGGTCTATGACAAGGTTATCGACAAGATCGCTGCCATGAACAAAACCCGCCGCGTGGGCAATCCGCTCGATCCCGCCACCGAGCAAGGCCCGCAGATCGATCAGGCGCAGTTCGACAAGATCATGCACTACATCGACCTGGGCAAGAAGGAAGGAGCGCAGTGCGTGTCGGGCGGCAATCGGGTCGGCAATCGTGGCTATTTCATCGAGCCGACGCTGTTTACCGGCGTGAACGACGAGATGTCGATCGCCAAGGACGAGATCTTCGGCCCTGTGTTGTCGGTGCTCAAGTTCAAAGACGCCGAAGAGATCATCGAGCGCGGCAACAACACATTCTACGGTTTGGCCGCAGCAGTCTGGACCCGCGACATTAGCAAGGCCCACCACCTGGCGGCAAAGCTACGGGCCGGCACGGTGTGGATCAACTGCTACGACGTCTTCGACACGGCCGCCCCGTTCGGCGGCTTCAAGATGTCTGGCATCGGCCGCGAGCTAGGCGAAAGGGGCCTGGAAGCCTACACCGAAACGAAGACCGTGACGGTGAGTTTGGCGTAGGCACGTGCAACCTGACGATGCCTTAGCATCCGACCAAGCTGAGCGTTAAAGCGCTACGTCAAAACAGCCGCGGTTGGTCATCGGCCGGTGGGGTGACGTGCAGGTGTTCGTACGCCTCGGGTGTGGCGCGGCGGCCGCGTGGCGTGCGCACTACCAGGCCCGCGCGCAACAGAAACGGCTCGACTTCGTCTTCCAGCGTGTCGGGCGCGGCGTTCATCGTGTGGGCCACGGCGTCGACACCGACCGGTCCGCCGTGAAACATGCGGATGATCGTGTCGAGATACTTGCGATCCTGCGAGTCGAGGCCGCGGTGGTCGATGGCCTGCATCTCGAGAGCGGCTTTCGAGAGGGCGTGCGTGATGCGGCCATCGGCTTTGCTGGTGGCATAGTCGCGCACCCAGCGCAGGCGGTTATTGGCCAGGCGGGGCGTGCCGCGGCTGCGCACCGCGATCTCGCCGGCCGCCTGATCATCGATTGCCGCCCGCAACTTCGCCGCGCTGCGACGGACGATCTCGGTCAGCTCCTCGATGGAATAGAAATCCAAATGCTCGCGCAT
Above is a genomic segment from Pirellulales bacterium containing:
- a CDS encoding aldehyde dehydrogenase family protein, whose translation is ADMEQAAVGTHFGLYFNQGQCCCAGSRLFVQEKVYDKVIDKIAAMNKTRRVGNPLDPATEQGPQIDQAQFDKIMHYIDLGKKEGAQCVSGGNRVGNRGYFIEPTLFTGVNDEMSIAKDEIFGPVLSVLKFKDAEEIIERGNNTFYGLAAAVWTRDISKAHHLAAKLRAGTVWINCYDVFDTAAPFGGFKMSGIGRELGERGLEAYTETKTVTVSLA
- the ruvB gene encoding Holliday junction branch migration DNA helicase RuvB, which encodes MREPFAEDPEDRALRPQRMRDMVGQREVCERLAIALDAAQKRRETLGHILFDGPPGLGKTTFATVIPRDMGVGVQIASGAALMAPKDVVPYLTNAEEGSVLFIDEIHRLPKAVEEFLYPAMEDFRIDITLGEGVNARTINMPLKPFTLIGATTRTGMLSAPLRDRFQMREHLDFYSIEELTEIVRRSAAKLRAAIDDQAAGEIAVRSRGTPRLANNRLRWVRDYATSKADGRITHALSKAALEMQAIDHRGLDSQDRKYLDTIIRMFHGGPVGVDAVAHTMNAAPDTLEDEVEPFLLRAGLVVRTPRGRRATPEAYEHLHVTPPADDQPRLF